A region of Anolis sagrei isolate rAnoSag1 chromosome 2, rAnoSag1.mat, whole genome shotgun sequence DNA encodes the following proteins:
- the BRD8 gene encoding bromodomain-containing protein 8 isoform X5 has protein sequence MAAGTGKHKLLNVGPTEPWSIREKLCLASSVMRSGDQNWVSVSRAIKPFAEPGRPPDWFSQKHCASQYSELLETTETPKRKRGEKGEVVETVEDVIVRKMTAERVEELKKLIKETQEKYRQLKRDAELIQAGHMDHRLEEIYNDIVVKKRMEEEEAEMKKKATDAAYQARQAVKTTSRRLPGMMVRSPAGSTSPGADYGLGDLSQPSVEETSPGVGESDMSVVSGHASSSGILLEVGGVLPVLHGGEMPSAPTTVPASPAASVSQPSTCVSMEPVPNPHTVTVSMDSSEISMIIDSIKKDCLGSGASAAVGTSKDHSMDGKEDLDLAEKMDVAVSYAGEEPSYTGEELDFETVGDIIAIIEDKVDDHPEVLDVAAVEAALSFCEEIEDPQSLTGPWEHPLQREHPLQAEREKQSQIPPMPVTVKQERSDCEEPEAKSIRDLMNMGDLGAEIKNEPPEQGQIHLGSEETSAVGARASEATELRGQISEDEEGAVAGLEGSELEMESSKDEMDHGTVKTELPADDETSSSHAPSASEDSSQADLHHKYELSESMKEEAQALFENQMKGEEDEEDGASEAASLEEPKEEDQGEEYLSEMDNEPPVSESDDGFSIHNAPLQSHTLADSIPSSPASSQFSVCSEDQEAIQAQKIWKKAIMLVWRAAANHRYANVFLQPVTDDIAPGYHSIVQRPMDLSTIKKNIENGLIRTTAEFQRDIMLMFQNAVMYNSSDHDVYHMAVEMQRDVLEQIQQFLATQLIMQTSESGISAKSLRGRDSTRKQDASEKDSVPMGSPAFLLSLFDGGTRGRRCAIEADMKMKK, from the exons ATGGCCGCCGGGACGGGTA AGCACAAGTTGCTGAATGTCGGGCCCACAGAGCCATGGTCCATCCGGGAGAAACTGTGCTTGGCCTCCTCTGTCATGCGAAGTGGGGACCAGAACTG GGTGTCTGTCAGCAGAGCTATCAAACCTTTTGCAGAGCCAGGACGCCCACCTGATTGGTTTTCTCAGAAA CATTGTGCATCACAATATTCTGAGCTTCTGGAGACAACAGAAACACCAAA AAGAAAGCGTGGTGAGAAAGGTGAAGTGGTAGAAACTGTAGAAGATGTTATTGTGAGGAAAATGACGGCAGAACGGGTAGAAGAGCTGAAGAAGCTGATTAAGGAAACTCAAGAGAAATACAG GCAGCTGAAGAGGGATGCAGAACTGATTCAAGCAGGGCATATGGACCACAGGCTGGAGGAAATATATAATGACATTGTGGT GAAGAAGagaatggaagaggaagaggcagaGATGAAGAAGAAAGCTACAGATGCTGCTTATCAGG CTCGTCAAGCAGTTAAAACCACATCACGAAGACTGCCTGGAATGATGGTTCGCTCTCCAGCAGGTTCTACTTCACCAGGAGCAGACTACGGTCTCGGGGACTTGTCTCAACCCAGTGTCGAAGAGACTAGTCCAGGG GTGGGCGAGAGTGACATGTCGGTTGTTTCTGGTCATGCAAGCAGCTCTGGTATCCTCCTAGAGGTTGGAGGAGTCCTTCCGGTTTTGCATGGTGGAGAGATGCCGTCAGCTCCTACTACTGTTCCTGCATCCCCTGCTGCttcag TGAGTCAGCCCAGCACCTGCGTTTCCATGGAGCCCGTTCCTAATCCTCACACTGTGACAGTGTCGATGGACAGTAGTGAAATATCCATGATTATTGATTCCATCAAGAAAGACTGCCTGGGCTCTGGGGCATCCGCTGCTGTAGGTACTTCCAAAGACCACAGCATGGATGGGaaggaagacctggatctggcTGAGAAGATGGATGTTGCAGTTTCCTATGCAGGAGAAGAGCCTTCTTACACCGGGGAAGAACTGGACTTTGAGACTGTTGGGGACATCATAGCCATTATTGAGGATAAG GTGGATGACCATCCTGAAGTCCTGGATGTAGCAGCAGTGGAGGCTGCTTTGTCTTTCTGCGAAGAGATTGAGGACCCTCAGTCACTGACTGGGCCCTGGGAGCATCCTCTCCAGCGGGAGCATCCCCTCCAGGCAGAGCGTGAGAAGCAGAGCCAGATCCCCCCAATGCCTGTGACGGTAAAGCAGGAGAGGTCAGATTGTGAGGAACCAGAGGCCAAGAGCATCCGGGACCTGATGAACATGGGAGACCTGGGAGCAGAAATAAAAAACGAGCCTCCGGAGCAGGGACAGATTCATTTGGGCTCCGAGGAAACCTCTGCAGTAGGAGCCAGAGCAAGTGAAGCCACTGAGTTGAGGGGACAGATCTCTGAAGATGAAGAGGGAGCGGTTGCTGGCCTGGAGGGCTCTGAACTGGAGATGGAATCATCAAAGGATGAAATGGATCATGGAACAGTGAAGACAGAG CTCCCTGCTGATGATGAAACTTCCTCTTCGCATGCTCCGAGTGCAAGTGAAGACTCATCACAGGCAGATCTTCACCACAAATATGAGCTTTCAG AATCAATGAAGGAAGAAGCCCAAGCTTTATTTGAGAACCAAATGAAG GGtgaagaggatgaggaggatggCGCCAGCGAGGCTGCCAGTTTGGAGGAGCCCAAAGAGGAAGATCAGGGTGAGGAGTATCTCTCAGAGATGGACAATGAACCCCCTGTGAGTGAGAGCGATGATGGCTTCAGTATCCATAATGCGCCTTTGCAGTCTCACACGCTGGCCGATTCCATCCCCAGCAGCCCTGCCTCCTCACAGTT CTCTGTTTGCAGTGAGGATCAGGAAGCCATTCAGGCCCAAAAGATCTGGAAAAAGGCAATTATGTTGGTTTGGAGAGCGGCTGCTAACCACAG ATACGCCAATGTCTTTTTGCAGCCGGTGACTGATGATATTGCTCCAGGTTACCACAGTATTGTGCAGAG ACCAATGGACTTATCAACGATCAAAAAAAATATTGAGAATGGACTGATCCGGACCACAGCCGAGTTCCAGCGAGACATCATGCTGATGTTCCAGAATGCTGTCATGTACAACAGCTCAGACCACGATGTGTACCACATGGCTGTGGAAATGCAGCGCGATGTCCTGGAGCAGATCCAG CAATTTCTAGCCACACAGTTGATCATGCAAACATCTGAATCTGGAATCAGTGCAAAAAGCCTACGTGGACGAGATTCCACAAGGAAACAAGATGCTTCAGAGAAG GACAGTGTTCCTATGGGCTCTCcggcctttctcctttctctcttc GATGGGGGGACCAGAGGACGGCGTTGTGCCATCGAAGCAGATATGAAGATGAAAAAATGA
- the BRD8 gene encoding bromodomain-containing protein 8 isoform X3: MAAGTGKHKLLNVGPTEPWSIREKLCLASSVMRSGDQNWVSVSRAIKPFAEPGRPPDWFSQKHCASQYSELLETTETPKRKRGEKGEVVETVEDVIVRKMTAERVEELKKLIKETQEKYRQLKRDAELIQAGHMDHRLEEIYNDIVVKKRMEEEEAEMKKKATDAAYQARQAVKTTSRRLPGMMVRSPAGSTSPGADYGLGDLSQPSVEETSPGVTPGTLPSTPVASFIGIPDTPLGSTSLDAPMTPVTDDSAQKKMLGQKATPPPSPLLSELLKKGSLLPTSPRLVGESDMSVVSGHASSSGILLEVGGVLPVLHGGEMPSAPTTVPASPAASVSQPSTCVSMEPVPNPHTVTVSMDSSEISMIIDSIKKDCLGSGASAAVGTSKDHSMDGKEDLDLAEKMDVAVSYAGEEPSYTGEELDFETVGDIIAIIEDKVDDHPEVLDVAAVEAALSFCEEIEDPQSLTGPWEHPLQREHPLQAEREKQSQIPPMPVTVKQERSDCEEPEAKSIRDLMNMGDLGAEIKNEPPEQGQIHLGSEETSAVGARASEATELRGQISEDEEGAVAGLEGSELEMESSKDEMDHGTVKTELPADDETSSSHAPSASEDSSQADLHHKYELSESMKEEAQALFENQMKGEEDEEDGASEAASLEEPKEEDQGEEYLSEMDNEPPVSESDDGFSIHNAPLQSHTLADSIPSSPASSQFSVCSEDQEAIQAQKIWKKAIMLVWRAAANHRYANVFLQPVTDDIAPGYHSIVQRPMDLSTIKKNIENGLIRTTAEFQRDIMLMFQNAVMYNSSDHDVYHMAVEMQRDVLEQIQQFLATQLIMQTSESGISAKSLRGRDSTRKQDASEKDSVPMGSPAFLLSLFDGGTRGRRCAIEADMKMKK, translated from the exons ATGGCCGCCGGGACGGGTA AGCACAAGTTGCTGAATGTCGGGCCCACAGAGCCATGGTCCATCCGGGAGAAACTGTGCTTGGCCTCCTCTGTCATGCGAAGTGGGGACCAGAACTG GGTGTCTGTCAGCAGAGCTATCAAACCTTTTGCAGAGCCAGGACGCCCACCTGATTGGTTTTCTCAGAAA CATTGTGCATCACAATATTCTGAGCTTCTGGAGACAACAGAAACACCAAA AAGAAAGCGTGGTGAGAAAGGTGAAGTGGTAGAAACTGTAGAAGATGTTATTGTGAGGAAAATGACGGCAGAACGGGTAGAAGAGCTGAAGAAGCTGATTAAGGAAACTCAAGAGAAATACAG GCAGCTGAAGAGGGATGCAGAACTGATTCAAGCAGGGCATATGGACCACAGGCTGGAGGAAATATATAATGACATTGTGGT GAAGAAGagaatggaagaggaagaggcagaGATGAAGAAGAAAGCTACAGATGCTGCTTATCAGG CTCGTCAAGCAGTTAAAACCACATCACGAAGACTGCCTGGAATGATGGTTCGCTCTCCAGCAGGTTCTACTTCACCAGGAGCAGACTACGGTCTCGGGGACTTGTCTCAACCCAGTGTCGAAGAGACTAGTCCAGGG GTAACTCCAGGGACATTGCCCAGCACCCCAGTTGCCTCCTTCATTGGGATCCCTGACACCCCTTTGGGCTCCACCTCCCTGGATGCCCCCATGACCCCAGTCACAGATGATTCAGCCCAGAAAAAGATGCTAGGACAGAAAGCAACTCCGCCTCCTTCTCCTCTGCTTTCAGAGCTGCTGAAGAAGGGCAGCCTCCTGCCCACGAGCCCCAGGCTG GTGGGCGAGAGTGACATGTCGGTTGTTTCTGGTCATGCAAGCAGCTCTGGTATCCTCCTAGAGGTTGGAGGAGTCCTTCCGGTTTTGCATGGTGGAGAGATGCCGTCAGCTCCTACTACTGTTCCTGCATCCCCTGCTGCttcag TGAGTCAGCCCAGCACCTGCGTTTCCATGGAGCCCGTTCCTAATCCTCACACTGTGACAGTGTCGATGGACAGTAGTGAAATATCCATGATTATTGATTCCATCAAGAAAGACTGCCTGGGCTCTGGGGCATCCGCTGCTGTAGGTACTTCCAAAGACCACAGCATGGATGGGaaggaagacctggatctggcTGAGAAGATGGATGTTGCAGTTTCCTATGCAGGAGAAGAGCCTTCTTACACCGGGGAAGAACTGGACTTTGAGACTGTTGGGGACATCATAGCCATTATTGAGGATAAG GTGGATGACCATCCTGAAGTCCTGGATGTAGCAGCAGTGGAGGCTGCTTTGTCTTTCTGCGAAGAGATTGAGGACCCTCAGTCACTGACTGGGCCCTGGGAGCATCCTCTCCAGCGGGAGCATCCCCTCCAGGCAGAGCGTGAGAAGCAGAGCCAGATCCCCCCAATGCCTGTGACGGTAAAGCAGGAGAGGTCAGATTGTGAGGAACCAGAGGCCAAGAGCATCCGGGACCTGATGAACATGGGAGACCTGGGAGCAGAAATAAAAAACGAGCCTCCGGAGCAGGGACAGATTCATTTGGGCTCCGAGGAAACCTCTGCAGTAGGAGCCAGAGCAAGTGAAGCCACTGAGTTGAGGGGACAGATCTCTGAAGATGAAGAGGGAGCGGTTGCTGGCCTGGAGGGCTCTGAACTGGAGATGGAATCATCAAAGGATGAAATGGATCATGGAACAGTGAAGACAGAG CTCCCTGCTGATGATGAAACTTCCTCTTCGCATGCTCCGAGTGCAAGTGAAGACTCATCACAGGCAGATCTTCACCACAAATATGAGCTTTCAG AATCAATGAAGGAAGAAGCCCAAGCTTTATTTGAGAACCAAATGAAG GGtgaagaggatgaggaggatggCGCCAGCGAGGCTGCCAGTTTGGAGGAGCCCAAAGAGGAAGATCAGGGTGAGGAGTATCTCTCAGAGATGGACAATGAACCCCCTGTGAGTGAGAGCGATGATGGCTTCAGTATCCATAATGCGCCTTTGCAGTCTCACACGCTGGCCGATTCCATCCCCAGCAGCCCTGCCTCCTCACAGTT CTCTGTTTGCAGTGAGGATCAGGAAGCCATTCAGGCCCAAAAGATCTGGAAAAAGGCAATTATGTTGGTTTGGAGAGCGGCTGCTAACCACAG ATACGCCAATGTCTTTTTGCAGCCGGTGACTGATGATATTGCTCCAGGTTACCACAGTATTGTGCAGAG ACCAATGGACTTATCAACGATCAAAAAAAATATTGAGAATGGACTGATCCGGACCACAGCCGAGTTCCAGCGAGACATCATGCTGATGTTCCAGAATGCTGTCATGTACAACAGCTCAGACCACGATGTGTACCACATGGCTGTGGAAATGCAGCGCGATGTCCTGGAGCAGATCCAG CAATTTCTAGCCACACAGTTGATCATGCAAACATCTGAATCTGGAATCAGTGCAAAAAGCCTACGTGGACGAGATTCCACAAGGAAACAAGATGCTTCAGAGAAG GACAGTGTTCCTATGGGCTCTCcggcctttctcctttctctcttc GATGGGGGGACCAGAGGACGGCGTTGTGCCATCGAAGCAGATATGAAGATGAAAAAATGA
- the BRD8 gene encoding bromodomain-containing protein 8 isoform X1, producing the protein MAAGTGKHKLLNVGPTEPWSIREKLCLASSVMRSGDQNWVSVSRAIKPFAEPGRPPDWFSQKHCASQYSELLETTETPKRKRGEKGEVVETVEDVIVRKMTAERVEELKKLIKETQEKYRQLKRDAELIQAGHMDHRLEEIYNDIVVKKRMEEEEAEMKKKATDAAYQARQAVKTTSRRLPGMMVRSPAGSTSPGADYGLGDLSQPSVEETSPGVTPGTLPSTPVASFIGIPDTPLGSTSLDAPMTPVTDDSAQKKMLGQKATPPPSPLLSELLKKGSLLPTSPRLVGESDMSVVSGHASSSGILLEVGGVLPVLHGGEMPSAPTTVPASPAASGAPTLSRLLEAGPTQFTTSLASFSAVASEPSAKLLPPPVEPVSQATIVMVPTLQAPAAVPPAATPESVATVSQPSTCVSMEPVPNPHTVTVSMDSSEISMIIDSIKKDCLGSGASAAVGTSKDHSMDGKEDLDLAEKMDVAVSYAGEEPSYTGEELDFETVGDIIAIIEDKVDDHPEVLDVAAVEAALSFCEEIEDPQSLTGPWEHPLQREHPLQAEREKQSQIPPMPVTVKQERSDCEEPEAKSIRDLMNMGDLGAEIKNEPPEQGQIHLGSEETSAVGARASEATELRGQISEDEEGAVAGLEGSELEMESSKDEMDHGTVKTELPADDETSSSHAPSASEDSSQADLHHKYELSESMKEEAQALFENQMKGEEDEEDGASEAASLEEPKEEDQGEEYLSEMDNEPPVSESDDGFSIHNAPLQSHTLADSIPSSPASSQFSVCSEDQEAIQAQKIWKKAIMLVWRAAANHRYANVFLQPVTDDIAPGYHSIVQRPMDLSTIKKNIENGLIRTTAEFQRDIMLMFQNAVMYNSSDHDVYHMAVEMQRDVLEQIQQFLATQLIMQTSESGISAKSLRGRDSTRKQDASEKDSVPMGSPAFLLSLFDGGTRGRRCAIEADMKMKK; encoded by the exons ATGGCCGCCGGGACGGGTA AGCACAAGTTGCTGAATGTCGGGCCCACAGAGCCATGGTCCATCCGGGAGAAACTGTGCTTGGCCTCCTCTGTCATGCGAAGTGGGGACCAGAACTG GGTGTCTGTCAGCAGAGCTATCAAACCTTTTGCAGAGCCAGGACGCCCACCTGATTGGTTTTCTCAGAAA CATTGTGCATCACAATATTCTGAGCTTCTGGAGACAACAGAAACACCAAA AAGAAAGCGTGGTGAGAAAGGTGAAGTGGTAGAAACTGTAGAAGATGTTATTGTGAGGAAAATGACGGCAGAACGGGTAGAAGAGCTGAAGAAGCTGATTAAGGAAACTCAAGAGAAATACAG GCAGCTGAAGAGGGATGCAGAACTGATTCAAGCAGGGCATATGGACCACAGGCTGGAGGAAATATATAATGACATTGTGGT GAAGAAGagaatggaagaggaagaggcagaGATGAAGAAGAAAGCTACAGATGCTGCTTATCAGG CTCGTCAAGCAGTTAAAACCACATCACGAAGACTGCCTGGAATGATGGTTCGCTCTCCAGCAGGTTCTACTTCACCAGGAGCAGACTACGGTCTCGGGGACTTGTCTCAACCCAGTGTCGAAGAGACTAGTCCAGGG GTAACTCCAGGGACATTGCCCAGCACCCCAGTTGCCTCCTTCATTGGGATCCCTGACACCCCTTTGGGCTCCACCTCCCTGGATGCCCCCATGACCCCAGTCACAGATGATTCAGCCCAGAAAAAGATGCTAGGACAGAAAGCAACTCCGCCTCCTTCTCCTCTGCTTTCAGAGCTGCTGAAGAAGGGCAGCCTCCTGCCCACGAGCCCCAGGCTG GTGGGCGAGAGTGACATGTCGGTTGTTTCTGGTCATGCAAGCAGCTCTGGTATCCTCCTAGAGGTTGGAGGAGTCCTTCCGGTTTTGCATGGTGGAGAGATGCCGTCAGCTCCTACTACTGTTCCTGCATCCCCTGCTGCttcag GTGCTCCTACTCTTTCCCGCCTTTTAGAAGCTGGTCCAACACAATTCACCACATCGCTTGCTTCCTTTTCTGCTGTTGCCAGTGAACCTTCAGCCAAACTCCTGCCACCCCCCGTAGAGCCCGTGTCTCAGGCAACTATAGTCATGGTCCCTACGTTACAAGCACCAGCTGCTGTGCCACCTGCTGCAACTCCAGAAAGTGTAGCGACAG TGAGTCAGCCCAGCACCTGCGTTTCCATGGAGCCCGTTCCTAATCCTCACACTGTGACAGTGTCGATGGACAGTAGTGAAATATCCATGATTATTGATTCCATCAAGAAAGACTGCCTGGGCTCTGGGGCATCCGCTGCTGTAGGTACTTCCAAAGACCACAGCATGGATGGGaaggaagacctggatctggcTGAGAAGATGGATGTTGCAGTTTCCTATGCAGGAGAAGAGCCTTCTTACACCGGGGAAGAACTGGACTTTGAGACTGTTGGGGACATCATAGCCATTATTGAGGATAAG GTGGATGACCATCCTGAAGTCCTGGATGTAGCAGCAGTGGAGGCTGCTTTGTCTTTCTGCGAAGAGATTGAGGACCCTCAGTCACTGACTGGGCCCTGGGAGCATCCTCTCCAGCGGGAGCATCCCCTCCAGGCAGAGCGTGAGAAGCAGAGCCAGATCCCCCCAATGCCTGTGACGGTAAAGCAGGAGAGGTCAGATTGTGAGGAACCAGAGGCCAAGAGCATCCGGGACCTGATGAACATGGGAGACCTGGGAGCAGAAATAAAAAACGAGCCTCCGGAGCAGGGACAGATTCATTTGGGCTCCGAGGAAACCTCTGCAGTAGGAGCCAGAGCAAGTGAAGCCACTGAGTTGAGGGGACAGATCTCTGAAGATGAAGAGGGAGCGGTTGCTGGCCTGGAGGGCTCTGAACTGGAGATGGAATCATCAAAGGATGAAATGGATCATGGAACAGTGAAGACAGAG CTCCCTGCTGATGATGAAACTTCCTCTTCGCATGCTCCGAGTGCAAGTGAAGACTCATCACAGGCAGATCTTCACCACAAATATGAGCTTTCAG AATCAATGAAGGAAGAAGCCCAAGCTTTATTTGAGAACCAAATGAAG GGtgaagaggatgaggaggatggCGCCAGCGAGGCTGCCAGTTTGGAGGAGCCCAAAGAGGAAGATCAGGGTGAGGAGTATCTCTCAGAGATGGACAATGAACCCCCTGTGAGTGAGAGCGATGATGGCTTCAGTATCCATAATGCGCCTTTGCAGTCTCACACGCTGGCCGATTCCATCCCCAGCAGCCCTGCCTCCTCACAGTT CTCTGTTTGCAGTGAGGATCAGGAAGCCATTCAGGCCCAAAAGATCTGGAAAAAGGCAATTATGTTGGTTTGGAGAGCGGCTGCTAACCACAG ATACGCCAATGTCTTTTTGCAGCCGGTGACTGATGATATTGCTCCAGGTTACCACAGTATTGTGCAGAG ACCAATGGACTTATCAACGATCAAAAAAAATATTGAGAATGGACTGATCCGGACCACAGCCGAGTTCCAGCGAGACATCATGCTGATGTTCCAGAATGCTGTCATGTACAACAGCTCAGACCACGATGTGTACCACATGGCTGTGGAAATGCAGCGCGATGTCCTGGAGCAGATCCAG CAATTTCTAGCCACACAGTTGATCATGCAAACATCTGAATCTGGAATCAGTGCAAAAAGCCTACGTGGACGAGATTCCACAAGGAAACAAGATGCTTCAGAGAAG GACAGTGTTCCTATGGGCTCTCcggcctttctcctttctctcttc GATGGGGGGACCAGAGGACGGCGTTGTGCCATCGAAGCAGATATGAAGATGAAAAAATGA
- the BRD8 gene encoding bromodomain-containing protein 8 isoform X6 — MRSGDQNWVSVSRAIKPFAEPGRPPDWFSQKHCASQYSELLETTETPKRKRGEKGEVVETVEDVIVRKMTAERVEELKKLIKETQEKYRQLKRDAELIQAGHMDHRLEEIYNDIVVKKRMEEEEAEMKKKATDAAYQARQAVKTTSRRLPGMMVRSPAGSTSPGADYGLGDLSQPSVEETSPGVTPGTLPSTPVASFIGIPDTPLGSTSLDAPMTPVTDDSAQKKMLGQKATPPPSPLLSELLKKGSLLPTSPRLVGESDMSVVSGHASSSGILLEVGGVLPVLHGGEMPSAPTTVPASPAASGAPTLSRLLEAGPTQFTTSLASFSAVASEPSAKLLPPPVEPVSQATIVMVPTLQAPAAVPPAATPESVATVSQPSTCVSMEPVPNPHTVTVSMDSSEISMIIDSIKKDCLGSGASAAVGTSKDHSMDGKEDLDLAEKMDVAVSYAGEEPSYTGEELDFETVGDIIAIIEDKVDDHPEVLDVAAVEAALSFCEEIEDPQSLTGPWEHPLQREHPLQAEREKQSQIPPMPVTVKQERSDCEEPEAKSIRDLMNMGDLGAEIKNEPPEQGQIHLGSEETSAVGARASEATELRGQISEDEEGAVAGLEGSELEMESSKDEMDHGTVKTELPADDETSSSHAPSASEDSSQADLHHKYELSESMKEEAQALFENQMKGEEDEEDGASEAASLEEPKEEDQGEEYLSEMDNEPPVSESDDGFSIHNAPLQSHTLADSIPSSPASSQFSVCSEDQEAIQAQKIWKKAIMLVWRAAANHRYANVFLQPVTDDIAPGYHSIVQRPMDLSTIKKNIENGLIRTTAEFQRDIMLMFQNAVMYNSSDHDVYHMAVEMQRDVLEQIQQFLATQLIMQTSESGISAKSLRGRDSTRKQDASEKDSVPMGSPAFLLSLFDGGTRGRRCAIEADMKMKK, encoded by the exons ATGCGAAGTGGGGACCAGAACTG GGTGTCTGTCAGCAGAGCTATCAAACCTTTTGCAGAGCCAGGACGCCCACCTGATTGGTTTTCTCAGAAA CATTGTGCATCACAATATTCTGAGCTTCTGGAGACAACAGAAACACCAAA AAGAAAGCGTGGTGAGAAAGGTGAAGTGGTAGAAACTGTAGAAGATGTTATTGTGAGGAAAATGACGGCAGAACGGGTAGAAGAGCTGAAGAAGCTGATTAAGGAAACTCAAGAGAAATACAG GCAGCTGAAGAGGGATGCAGAACTGATTCAAGCAGGGCATATGGACCACAGGCTGGAGGAAATATATAATGACATTGTGGT GAAGAAGagaatggaagaggaagaggcagaGATGAAGAAGAAAGCTACAGATGCTGCTTATCAGG CTCGTCAAGCAGTTAAAACCACATCACGAAGACTGCCTGGAATGATGGTTCGCTCTCCAGCAGGTTCTACTTCACCAGGAGCAGACTACGGTCTCGGGGACTTGTCTCAACCCAGTGTCGAAGAGACTAGTCCAGGG GTAACTCCAGGGACATTGCCCAGCACCCCAGTTGCCTCCTTCATTGGGATCCCTGACACCCCTTTGGGCTCCACCTCCCTGGATGCCCCCATGACCCCAGTCACAGATGATTCAGCCCAGAAAAAGATGCTAGGACAGAAAGCAACTCCGCCTCCTTCTCCTCTGCTTTCAGAGCTGCTGAAGAAGGGCAGCCTCCTGCCCACGAGCCCCAGGCTG GTGGGCGAGAGTGACATGTCGGTTGTTTCTGGTCATGCAAGCAGCTCTGGTATCCTCCTAGAGGTTGGAGGAGTCCTTCCGGTTTTGCATGGTGGAGAGATGCCGTCAGCTCCTACTACTGTTCCTGCATCCCCTGCTGCttcag GTGCTCCTACTCTTTCCCGCCTTTTAGAAGCTGGTCCAACACAATTCACCACATCGCTTGCTTCCTTTTCTGCTGTTGCCAGTGAACCTTCAGCCAAACTCCTGCCACCCCCCGTAGAGCCCGTGTCTCAGGCAACTATAGTCATGGTCCCTACGTTACAAGCACCAGCTGCTGTGCCACCTGCTGCAACTCCAGAAAGTGTAGCGACAG TGAGTCAGCCCAGCACCTGCGTTTCCATGGAGCCCGTTCCTAATCCTCACACTGTGACAGTGTCGATGGACAGTAGTGAAATATCCATGATTATTGATTCCATCAAGAAAGACTGCCTGGGCTCTGGGGCATCCGCTGCTGTAGGTACTTCCAAAGACCACAGCATGGATGGGaaggaagacctggatctggcTGAGAAGATGGATGTTGCAGTTTCCTATGCAGGAGAAGAGCCTTCTTACACCGGGGAAGAACTGGACTTTGAGACTGTTGGGGACATCATAGCCATTATTGAGGATAAG GTGGATGACCATCCTGAAGTCCTGGATGTAGCAGCAGTGGAGGCTGCTTTGTCTTTCTGCGAAGAGATTGAGGACCCTCAGTCACTGACTGGGCCCTGGGAGCATCCTCTCCAGCGGGAGCATCCCCTCCAGGCAGAGCGTGAGAAGCAGAGCCAGATCCCCCCAATGCCTGTGACGGTAAAGCAGGAGAGGTCAGATTGTGAGGAACCAGAGGCCAAGAGCATCCGGGACCTGATGAACATGGGAGACCTGGGAGCAGAAATAAAAAACGAGCCTCCGGAGCAGGGACAGATTCATTTGGGCTCCGAGGAAACCTCTGCAGTAGGAGCCAGAGCAAGTGAAGCCACTGAGTTGAGGGGACAGATCTCTGAAGATGAAGAGGGAGCGGTTGCTGGCCTGGAGGGCTCTGAACTGGAGATGGAATCATCAAAGGATGAAATGGATCATGGAACAGTGAAGACAGAG CTCCCTGCTGATGATGAAACTTCCTCTTCGCATGCTCCGAGTGCAAGTGAAGACTCATCACAGGCAGATCTTCACCACAAATATGAGCTTTCAG AATCAATGAAGGAAGAAGCCCAAGCTTTATTTGAGAACCAAATGAAG GGtgaagaggatgaggaggatggCGCCAGCGAGGCTGCCAGTTTGGAGGAGCCCAAAGAGGAAGATCAGGGTGAGGAGTATCTCTCAGAGATGGACAATGAACCCCCTGTGAGTGAGAGCGATGATGGCTTCAGTATCCATAATGCGCCTTTGCAGTCTCACACGCTGGCCGATTCCATCCCCAGCAGCCCTGCCTCCTCACAGTT CTCTGTTTGCAGTGAGGATCAGGAAGCCATTCAGGCCCAAAAGATCTGGAAAAAGGCAATTATGTTGGTTTGGAGAGCGGCTGCTAACCACAG ATACGCCAATGTCTTTTTGCAGCCGGTGACTGATGATATTGCTCCAGGTTACCACAGTATTGTGCAGAG ACCAATGGACTTATCAACGATCAAAAAAAATATTGAGAATGGACTGATCCGGACCACAGCCGAGTTCCAGCGAGACATCATGCTGATGTTCCAGAATGCTGTCATGTACAACAGCTCAGACCACGATGTGTACCACATGGCTGTGGAAATGCAGCGCGATGTCCTGGAGCAGATCCAG CAATTTCTAGCCACACAGTTGATCATGCAAACATCTGAATCTGGAATCAGTGCAAAAAGCCTACGTGGACGAGATTCCACAAGGAAACAAGATGCTTCAGAGAAG GACAGTGTTCCTATGGGCTCTCcggcctttctcctttctctcttc GATGGGGGGACCAGAGGACGGCGTTGTGCCATCGAAGCAGATATGAAGATGAAAAAATGA